The window AGCTCTTCGGTCGTCCACGCGACCGGTTCGATGCTCGTTCGCTCGATCAGGTCGGTGGCGTCTGCGATCCGTCCGCCGCGGGCCAGCGTCACGTGCGGGTCGTACTCTTCGCCCTCCATCCCCTCGACCGTCCCGAACGACTCACAGAGCCGACGGTGGAGCGCGTCGAGGTCGGCGCTCTCGACGACGAGGTAGACCACCGGCCCGGGGCCGCGCGGCGGCGTCTCGAAGTAGTCGAGGCCGGTCACCCGCAGGTCGAGGCTCCCCGCGTCGTGGCTCCGCAACAGCGGTCGGAGCCGCTCGCGGAGTCGCGGCAGCGAGTCGGCGTCGTCGTCGAGCGCGGTGTCGAAGCGCTTCGCCAAAAGCGAGTGGCGCTCGCGGATCCGCTCGAAGCGCGTGAGCTCCGGGTGGAGCTCCGAGGCGAGCCGCGCGACCTGTCCCGGAACGGGGACGTTCAGACTGAACACGCTCGGGAATGAGGTTCCGGCGGGCAAGAAGCCGTCGGGAGCGGACTCGCCGTGAGCGTTATTGTCGCTGGGAGTGATCTCCGGGTATGAGAACCCCGCTCTCGACTTCCCGGCGGGAACTGCTCGCGGGACTGGCGGGAGCGTCCGGGATCGGGCTGTTTGCGGGTTGCAGCGGCGGTTCAGAGGGTGCCGAGGGCGACGACGGCGGATCGACGGCCGAACCGGGCGACGAGGGCGACGGCGGGTCGACGGCGAGCGCCACCGGTGCTACCCCGGCGTCGGAACTCGACCTCCGAGAGGCGAACGTCGTCGATGTGGCGTTCGAGGCCGACGGCGAGAGCTACACCTTCGACGTGGCGCTACACCACGACGACGACGGCGAAGATGGGTACGCGAACTGGTGGCAGGTCGAGCGCCTCGACGGGACGCGACTCGGTCGACGCGAGCTACTCCACGCCCACTCCCGGCAGCCGTTCACCCGCTCGGACACCGTCGAGATCCCCTCGGACGTCTCCTGCGTCGTCGTCCGGGGTCACGACCGGACGCACGGCTACGGCGGACGGGCGGTGCTCGTGAATCTGGAGTCGGGGGCGGCGAGGGCGGTCGAGCAGGGCCCCGATCGACGCCCCGTAGACGAGAGCGACTGTCCGTAGCCCCCCTCTCGAAGGACCGCGTCGGCGACGCAGCCGGGGCGATCAGATCCGATCGAGCAGCCACAGGACGATCAGGACGATGATAACCAGCCCCACGAGTGGGCCGGCGAAGCCGAAAAGGAGTCCGAACGCGGCGTCTAAGATTTCGAGGACGAGCAGGATGACGACGAGGACCAGGACGATCTTCAGCAGGTCCTCCACCTCCAGTGCCGCGCGGTCGCCGCCGGGGCTCGGTAAACGCATACCTGGCCCCTGACCGGCCATCCTCAAGTGCCTTCGGGTCCGCCCGATCGCCCGGAATCGAGCGTCGAGAAACGCGCTCTCGGGCGCCTTCGGCACTCGCTCGCCGGGACATCCTTAATGCCACAGGCTCACAAGGTCCCCTATGGCGAACCTCTTCCGCGAACTCGGTCGACTCTCCGCGCGAGGGCTCCCGGGTTGGCTCCTCCCTGCCGCGACCGTCGCCGCCGCCCTCCTGATCGCCGGCACCGTCTTCGGCGGCGATCCGACGGCCGCCGTCGGCCTCGCTTTCCTCGCGCTGGCGATCGCGGCGGTCTACAGCGCCGTCGAGATCGTCGACGCCTACGAGAAGCGGGCGCTCACGGTGTTCGGCGAGTACCGGAAACTGCTCGAACCCGGGATCAACTTCGTCCCGCCGTTCGTCTCGAAGACGTACGTCTTCGACATGCGGACGCAGACGCTCGACGTGCCGAAGCAGGAGGCGATCACCCGGGACAACTCGCCCGTCGTCGCCGACGCGGTCGTCTACATCCGCGTGATGGACGCGAAGCGGGCGTTTCTGGAGGTCGACAACTACCGGCGTGCCGTCTCGAACCTCGCGCAGACGACGCTACGGGCGGTCCTCGGCGATATGGAACTCGACGAGACGCTCTCCGAACGCGAGAAGATCAACCGCCGGATCAACGAGGAACTCGACGAGCCGACCGACGAGTGGGGGATCCGCGTCGAGAGCGTCGAGGTCCGCAGCGTCAAGCCCAGCGCGGCCGTCGAGGACGCGATGGAGGAGCAGTCCTCGGCCGAGCGTCGCCGGCGGGCGATGATCCTCGAAGCGCAGGGTGAACGGCGCTCTGCGGTCGAGCAGGCCGAGGGGGAAAAGCAGTCGAACATCATCCGCGCGCAGGGGGAAAAGCAGAGCCAGATCCTCGAAGCGCAGGGCGACGCCATCTCGACGGTCCTGCGGGCGAAGTCCGCCGAGTCGATGGGCGAGCGCGCGATCGTCGACCGCGGACTGGAGGCGCTGACCACGATCGGGACGTCGCCGTCGACGACGTACGTCCTCCCGCAGGAACTCACGAGTCTCCTCGGCCGCTACGGTCGGGGACTGACCGACTCGGACGTCCAGGAGTCCGCCGGCTTGGAGAGTCTCGACTTCGACGCCGAGACGCGCGAACTGCTGGGTCTGGACGAGATCGACGAGATCGCCGCCGCGGTCGAGGAGATCGAGGGCGTCGACGCCGTCGGCGACCTGCCCGGCGGCGACGACGGGGAGCCGGAGGCCGAGGCGGACGTCGATCTGAACATCGAGGAGTCCTACGAGACGCAGTAGCCGCGGGAGGCCCGACGGGGATCGAGTACACGAACAATCGTTACTGTTATTCCTCGCCCT is drawn from Halobellus limi and contains these coding sequences:
- a CDS encoding 2'-5' RNA ligase family protein yields the protein MFSLNVPVPGQVARLASELHPELTRFERIRERHSLLAKRFDTALDDDADSLPRLRERLRPLLRSHDAGSLDLRVTGLDYFETPPRGPGPVVYLVVESADLDALHRRLCESFGTVEGMEGEEYDPHVTLARGGRIADATDLIERTSIEPVAWTTEELRIRDSRYREDAARIRL
- a CDS encoding DUF7554 family protein → MRLPSPGGDRAALEVEDLLKIVLVLVVILLVLEILDAAFGLLFGFAGPLVGLVIIVLIVLWLLDRI
- a CDS encoding SPFH domain-containing protein, which gives rise to MANLFRELGRLSARGLPGWLLPAATVAAALLIAGTVFGGDPTAAVGLAFLALAIAAVYSAVEIVDAYEKRALTVFGEYRKLLEPGINFVPPFVSKTYVFDMRTQTLDVPKQEAITRDNSPVVADAVVYIRVMDAKRAFLEVDNYRRAVSNLAQTTLRAVLGDMELDETLSEREKINRRINEELDEPTDEWGIRVESVEVRSVKPSAAVEDAMEEQSSAERRRRAMILEAQGERRSAVEQAEGEKQSNIIRAQGEKQSQILEAQGDAISTVLRAKSAESMGERAIVDRGLEALTTIGTSPSTTYVLPQELTSLLGRYGRGLTDSDVQESAGLESLDFDAETRELLGLDEIDEIAAAVEEIEGVDAVGDLPGGDDGEPEAEADVDLNIEESYETQ